A single genomic interval of Zingiber officinale cultivar Zhangliang chromosome 4A, Zo_v1.1, whole genome shotgun sequence harbors:
- the LOC121972784 gene encoding uncharacterized protein LOC121972784, translated as MDAGADNAPLVATSDEGGLDDIDVALHRLEGFLCLLGFPDSTSSQAHIAASWAAFLLLGVAVPCAAIFLSQCSPSVCEEYKVEQFELCVLLSEVSLAAVSLVCISHNLLKYGIRRFLFVDQHHGHVQRFQKEYVRKIQEFFHLLLWWILPCFLVMTAREIIRFVYTFYETTWRSTTVLVASMISWVYLTIILLSACMSFNLICNLQIIHFEDYGKLLERDVETFECLEEHARLHFYLSKISHRFRIFLLSIFSVVTVSQFATLFQITRYSGKINFTNAGSLAVSSVVQVVVIVLCLNAASKISHRAQRIGSLASRWHAYATCCPTKSQVQDTSVSGNMEDVSVCSSSRDYSENDLESLENSTTFNNAHLASFMPSYHKRQALVIYLQSNPGGITIFGWTVDRTMISTIFFFELTLVLFVLSETLVFPSLSGFVHSSQ; from the exons ATGGACGCCGGCGCAGACAACGCTCCGCTGGTGGCTACTTCGGATGAGGGCGGGTTGGATGATATTGACGTTGCGCTCCACCGCCTCGAGGGCTTCCTCTGTCTGCTCGGTTTCCCTGACTCCACCTCCTCGCAGGCCCACATCGCCGCATCCTGGGCCGCCTTCCTCCTTCTCGGAGTTGCCGTCCCATGTGCCGCAATATTCCTCTCCCAGTGCTCTCCCTCCGTCTGCGAGGAGTACAAAGTGGAGCAGTTCGAGCTCTGCGTCCTCCTCTCTGAGGTCTCTCTCGCCGCCGTCTCCCTTGTTTGCATCTCGCATAACCTTCTCAAGTACGGGATTCGGAGATTCTTGTTCGTGGATCAGCACCACGGCCATGTCCAGAGATTTCAGAAGGAGTATGTCCGCAAAATCCAG GAATTCTTTCATTTGCTACTTTGGTGGATATTGCCATGCTTTCTTGTAATGACCGCCCGTGAAATTATCCGCTTTGTGTATACCTTCTATGAGACCACATGGAGATCAACAACAGTTTTGGTAGCTTCAATGATTTCATGGGTTTATTTAACAATCATTCTTTTATCAGCTTGTATGTCGTTCAATCTTATATGTAATTTACAAATTATTCACTTCGAAGACTATGGAAAGCTTTTGGAAAGAGATGTAGAAACTTTTGAGTGTTTGGAGGAACATGCGCGCCTACATTTCTATCTTTCAAAAATAAGTCATAGGTTCCGCATATTTCTGCTTTCCATTTTCTCAGTTGTCACAGTCAGTCAATTTGCCACCCTTTTTCAAATCACTAGATATAGTGGGAAGATCAATTTCACTAATGCTGGAAGCTTAGCT GTTTCATCTGTTGTTCAAGTTGTTGTTATAGTTCTCTGTTtaaatgcagcatccaaaattTCCCATAGGGCTCAACGCATCGGATCCTTAGCTAGTAGATGGCATGCCTATGCAACATGCTGTCCGACTAAATCGCAAGTGCAGGATACAAGTGTATCAGGGAATATGGAGGATGTTTCAGTGTGTTCCTCGTCGAGAGATTATTCTGAGAATGATCTGGAATCACTAGAAAATTCCACAACGTTTAATAATGCTCATCTGGCTTCCTTTATGCCCTCATATCACAAACGGCAAGCTCTTG TTATTTATCTGCAGTCCAACCCCGGAGGCATTACAATCTTTGGATGGACAGTTGACCGAACAATGATCAGCACAATTTTCTTCTTTGAGTTGACCCTTGTGCTTTTTGTGCTCAGCGAAACTTTAGTATTTCCTTCTTTGAGTGGCTTTGTGCATTCCTCGCAATGA
- the LOC121971155 gene encoding uncharacterized protein LOC121971155 isoform X2 yields MAAGLLLLLRSLRRATLVSAALDLAVVALGVAMAAAVLCGWRERAPASAAAGVAAAKIVAMAWAGIKQGAAAAVVASRSVGDAHLVEDDDFRRLRKMRYKKWLWWTRFGMLVTALQFLVALFLLCVFAKDFSTGTNANNNCLSGLKDTAWKKILFISFLILVWLVVIIQCSTGSDVLKWRSFYATHDAAWKAHYREVFDHGIREVLCCLGRAKYLSVLEEDEVYSVARLLGDLVAYRASGTGHLELLAGLALLQKHKPASLPPTNFVEAPDVHLHEAAALHQFAEASYTGPLLDFGRNPILFPCAWLHRQGVLCPWARTRRPKLEGDNWWRGHAAAFLKYVSMPPEALRRGRVNQTKCEAAYFVIVIHNLKSIVISVRGTETPEDLLTDGLCRNCTLSTDDLDGIINSDQLPENIKESVLSSFPHYGHSGIVECARELFMQIDGQPHEKDDLPSKQAGFLASLVGVGCECYGYKIRIVGHSLGGSVAAVLGLRLFARYPNLHVYSYGPLPCVDSVVAEACSKFVTCIVYNDEFSARLSVNSILRLRAAAIGAISTDSLTNSGMIPKIVSRILPLKRLHDDEKEGIAPAPVPGEGTIAVIDSKPKKNHLKYTIKGSVFLCSQAVSCVVDMPMPNHGPRSHFINGNKTSPRTSQINGAPTEELELIVTGNSHTDQQLYHDGTYIFDESSSEFPREGNHSHLSAEVPFENPENLFHCGDRSSSFMGDQVSCVQNMEEKYVEVYIPGLVIHIIRIRKNTSPMWKSWITTDAEYDYKAFLANRESFKDIVVSPYMFLDHLPWRCHYAIQKALETCKYNSQDANDLSNEENEV; encoded by the exons ATGGCGGCGggactgctgctgctgctgaggaGCTTGAGGCGGGCGACTCTAGTCTCGGCGGCGCTGGACCTGGCCGTGGTGGCGCTCGGGGTCGCGATGGCCGCGGCCGTCCTCTGCGGCTGGCGGGAGAGGGCACCCGCCTCTGCGGCTGCAGGGGTGGCTGCGGCAAAGATCGTGGCCATGGCTTGGGCGGGGATCAAGCAaggggcggcggcggcggtcgtTGCGTCGCGGTCCGTTGGGGACGCCCACCTCGTGGAGGACGACGACTTCCGGAGATTGAGAAAG ATGAGATACAAGAAATGGTTATGGTGGACCCGGTTCGGCATGCTGGTCACTGCACTGCAATTTCTAGTAGCGCTTTTTCTCCTCTGTGTCTTTGCTAAAGACTTCTCCACGGGCACCAATGCAAATAATAATTGCTTGAGTG GACTCAAAGATACAGCATGGAAGAAAATATTGttcatttcttttcttattcttgtttGGCTGGTGGTTATCATTCAGTGTTCCACTGGTTCTGATGTATTAAAATGGAGATCCTTTTATGCAACCCATGATGCCGCATGGAAAGCTCATTACCGTGAAGTTTTTGACCATGGTATTCGAGAAGTATTATGTTGCCTAGGGCGTGCAAAATACCT GAGTGTcttggaagaagatgaagtttATTCTGTTGCAAGATTATTAGGTGATCTGGTAGCATACCGGGCATCAGGAACAGGGCATTTGGAGTTGTTAGCAG GACTTGCATTACTGCAGAAGCATAAACCGGCTTCTTTGCCACCCACCAACTTTGTTGAGGCACCTGATGTTCATCTTCATGAGGCTGCTGCTCTCCATCAGTTTGCTGAAGCCTCATATACA GGACCACTTCTTGATTTTGGAAGAAATCCTATCCTCTTTCCATGCGCCTGGCTGCACAGACAAGGAGTTTTATGCCCATGGGCCCGTACTAG GCGACCTAAACTTGAAGGTGATAACTGGTGGCGAGGTCATGCAGCAGCCTTTCTAAAGTATGTTAGCATGCCACCAGAAGCTCTTCGTCGTGGGCGTGTTAATCAG ACAAAGTGTGAGGCTGCTTATTTTGTTATTGTTATACACAACCTTAAATCTATAGTTATTTCAGTACGTGGGACAGAGACTCCTGAAGATCTTTTAACAGATGGTTTATGTAGAAACTGCACACTTTCAACAGATGACTTGGATGGAATAATTAA TAGCGACCAACTTCCTGAAAATATCAAGGAAAGTGTTCTCTCGTCATTCCCACATTATGGTCATTCAGGGATAGTTGAGTGTGCACGAGAACTTTTCATGCAGATTGATGGGCAACCTCATGAAAAAG ATGACTTGCCATCCAAGCAAGCTGGATTCCTTGCTTCTTTGGTGGGAGTAGGATGTGAATGCTATGGATACAAAATTCGTATTGTAGGGCATTCATTAGGAGGTTCTGTTGCAGCAGTACTAGGACTGAGA TTATTTGCTCGATATCCAAACTTGCATGTGTATTCATATGGACCGCTTCCTTGTGTTGATTCAGTTGTAGCCGAGGCGTGTTCAAAATTTGTTACTTG CATAGTATACAATGATGAATTTTCTGCACGGCTTTCTGTCAATTCCATCCTCAGACTTCGTGCTGCTGCCATTGGTGCTATTTCAACTGATTCTTTAACCAATTCAGGGATGATTCCAAAGATTGTCAGCAGAATTCTTCCTTTGAAGAGGTTACATGACGATGAGAAAGAGGGAATTGCTCCTGCTCCAGTTCCTGGGGAAGGCACTATTGCAGTAATTGATAGTAAGCCTAAAAAGAATCATTTGAAGTATACTATCAAAGGCAGTGTTTTTCTTTGTAGTCAAGCAGTTTCTTGTGTGGTGGATATGCCTATGCCTAATCACGGTCCTAGATCCCATTTTATTAATGGTAACAAAACATCTCCAAGAACATCACAGATAAATGGCGCACCTACTGAAGAACTAGAGCTTATTGTTACAGGGAACAGTCATACTGATCAACAGCTATATCACGATGGAACTTATATCTTTGATGAATCATCTTCTGAATTTCCTCGGGAGGGCAATCACTCTCATTTGAGTGCAGAAGTTCCATTTGAGAATCCTGAAAATTTGTTTCACTGTGGTGATCGATCATCTTCATTCATGGGTGACCAAGTATCCTGTGTCCAGAACATGGAGGAAAAATATGTTGAGGTCTATATACCAGGTCTCGTTATTCATATAATCCGAATTCGGAAAAACACTTCACCCATGTGGAAAAGCTGGATAACTACTGATGCTGAGTATGACTATAAGGCTTTTCTTGCAAACAGGGAAAGTTTCAAGGATATTGTTGTCTCACCCTATATGTTCCTGGATCATCTACCGTGGAG GTGTCATTATGCAATCCAGAAAGCTCTGGAAACTTGCAAATATAACAGTCAGGATGCTAATGATCTGTCTAACGAGGAGAATGAAGTATAA
- the LOC121971155 gene encoding uncharacterized protein LOC121971155 isoform X1, protein MEDLEVERRSLLSNLRILRFSSVVLGLCNVAIILTAGVLVGSLHPGCSGADRLALAIISLVAVVRIVYMVAAGKAQQDTAESIVRNVLEGPVDVDSLIRYERRMRYKKWLWWTRFGMLVTALQFLVALFLLCVFAKDFSTGTNANNNCLSGLKDTAWKKILFISFLILVWLVVIIQCSTGSDVLKWRSFYATHDAAWKAHYREVFDHGIREVLCCLGRAKYLSVLEEDEVYSVARLLGDLVAYRASGTGHLELLAGLALLQKHKPASLPPTNFVEAPDVHLHEAAALHQFAEASYTGPLLDFGRNPILFPCAWLHRQGVLCPWARTRRPKLEGDNWWRGHAAAFLKYVSMPPEALRRGRVNQTKCEAAYFVIVIHNLKSIVISVRGTETPEDLLTDGLCRNCTLSTDDLDGIINSDQLPENIKESVLSSFPHYGHSGIVECARELFMQIDGQPHEKDDLPSKQAGFLASLVGVGCECYGYKIRIVGHSLGGSVAAVLGLRLFARYPNLHVYSYGPLPCVDSVVAEACSKFVTCIVYNDEFSARLSVNSILRLRAAAIGAISTDSLTNSGMIPKIVSRILPLKRLHDDEKEGIAPAPVPGEGTIAVIDSKPKKNHLKYTIKGSVFLCSQAVSCVVDMPMPNHGPRSHFINGNKTSPRTSQINGAPTEELELIVTGNSHTDQQLYHDGTYIFDESSSEFPREGNHSHLSAEVPFENPENLFHCGDRSSSFMGDQVSCVQNMEEKYVEVYIPGLVIHIIRIRKNTSPMWKSWITTDAEYDYKAFLANRESFKDIVVSPYMFLDHLPWRCHYAIQKALETCKYNSQDANDLSNEENEV, encoded by the exons ATGGAGGATCTCGAGGTGGAACGGAGATCGCTCTTATCAAATCTGCGCATTCTCCGTTTCTCCTCTGTGGTCCTTGGGCTCTGCAACGTGGCGATTATCCTCACGGCCGGCGTGCTGGTGGGTTCGCTCCATCCCGGCTGTTCCGGCGCCGACCGGCTTGCGCTTGCCATCATCTCGCTTGTCGCGGTCGTTCGGATCGTTTACATGGTCGCAGCAGGGAAGGCGCAGCAGGACACGGCGGAGTCCATTGTCAGAAATGTTCTGGAAGGTCCCGTCGATGTCGATTCCTTGATCCGCTACGAGAGACGG ATGAGATACAAGAAATGGTTATGGTGGACCCGGTTCGGCATGCTGGTCACTGCACTGCAATTTCTAGTAGCGCTTTTTCTCCTCTGTGTCTTTGCTAAAGACTTCTCCACGGGCACCAATGCAAATAATAATTGCTTGAGTG GACTCAAAGATACAGCATGGAAGAAAATATTGttcatttcttttcttattcttgtttGGCTGGTGGTTATCATTCAGTGTTCCACTGGTTCTGATGTATTAAAATGGAGATCCTTTTATGCAACCCATGATGCCGCATGGAAAGCTCATTACCGTGAAGTTTTTGACCATGGTATTCGAGAAGTATTATGTTGCCTAGGGCGTGCAAAATACCT GAGTGTcttggaagaagatgaagtttATTCTGTTGCAAGATTATTAGGTGATCTGGTAGCATACCGGGCATCAGGAACAGGGCATTTGGAGTTGTTAGCAG GACTTGCATTACTGCAGAAGCATAAACCGGCTTCTTTGCCACCCACCAACTTTGTTGAGGCACCTGATGTTCATCTTCATGAGGCTGCTGCTCTCCATCAGTTTGCTGAAGCCTCATATACA GGACCACTTCTTGATTTTGGAAGAAATCCTATCCTCTTTCCATGCGCCTGGCTGCACAGACAAGGAGTTTTATGCCCATGGGCCCGTACTAG GCGACCTAAACTTGAAGGTGATAACTGGTGGCGAGGTCATGCAGCAGCCTTTCTAAAGTATGTTAGCATGCCACCAGAAGCTCTTCGTCGTGGGCGTGTTAATCAG ACAAAGTGTGAGGCTGCTTATTTTGTTATTGTTATACACAACCTTAAATCTATAGTTATTTCAGTACGTGGGACAGAGACTCCTGAAGATCTTTTAACAGATGGTTTATGTAGAAACTGCACACTTTCAACAGATGACTTGGATGGAATAATTAA TAGCGACCAACTTCCTGAAAATATCAAGGAAAGTGTTCTCTCGTCATTCCCACATTATGGTCATTCAGGGATAGTTGAGTGTGCACGAGAACTTTTCATGCAGATTGATGGGCAACCTCATGAAAAAG ATGACTTGCCATCCAAGCAAGCTGGATTCCTTGCTTCTTTGGTGGGAGTAGGATGTGAATGCTATGGATACAAAATTCGTATTGTAGGGCATTCATTAGGAGGTTCTGTTGCAGCAGTACTAGGACTGAGA TTATTTGCTCGATATCCAAACTTGCATGTGTATTCATATGGACCGCTTCCTTGTGTTGATTCAGTTGTAGCCGAGGCGTGTTCAAAATTTGTTACTTG CATAGTATACAATGATGAATTTTCTGCACGGCTTTCTGTCAATTCCATCCTCAGACTTCGTGCTGCTGCCATTGGTGCTATTTCAACTGATTCTTTAACCAATTCAGGGATGATTCCAAAGATTGTCAGCAGAATTCTTCCTTTGAAGAGGTTACATGACGATGAGAAAGAGGGAATTGCTCCTGCTCCAGTTCCTGGGGAAGGCACTATTGCAGTAATTGATAGTAAGCCTAAAAAGAATCATTTGAAGTATACTATCAAAGGCAGTGTTTTTCTTTGTAGTCAAGCAGTTTCTTGTGTGGTGGATATGCCTATGCCTAATCACGGTCCTAGATCCCATTTTATTAATGGTAACAAAACATCTCCAAGAACATCACAGATAAATGGCGCACCTACTGAAGAACTAGAGCTTATTGTTACAGGGAACAGTCATACTGATCAACAGCTATATCACGATGGAACTTATATCTTTGATGAATCATCTTCTGAATTTCCTCGGGAGGGCAATCACTCTCATTTGAGTGCAGAAGTTCCATTTGAGAATCCTGAAAATTTGTTTCACTGTGGTGATCGATCATCTTCATTCATGGGTGACCAAGTATCCTGTGTCCAGAACATGGAGGAAAAATATGTTGAGGTCTATATACCAGGTCTCGTTATTCATATAATCCGAATTCGGAAAAACACTTCACCCATGTGGAAAAGCTGGATAACTACTGATGCTGAGTATGACTATAAGGCTTTTCTTGCAAACAGGGAAAGTTTCAAGGATATTGTTGTCTCACCCTATATGTTCCTGGATCATCTACCGTGGAG GTGTCATTATGCAATCCAGAAAGCTCTGGAAACTTGCAAATATAACAGTCAGGATGCTAATGATCTGTCTAACGAGGAGAATGAAGTATAA
- the LOC121971157 gene encoding uncharacterized protein LOC121971157: protein MATQTPLVVQNENLHIDRGKGANVSKPVLLPKPAKLVRQDRKALRDLSKVGKPIVSGASKAPTLKKKTGFLAPESKVEPKGNYLTDEEIKQCQEWAKEGIEQVHFTGMDSRRLQQQKEDERVHKKVEKILAAMQEWIVTDYSSTISVRALSTNNDIAWDNEDLLKMELVPEELPLRTDKFSKLGDEEIEDFDWDFPLLEPTLELKLKEDAIISSF from the exons ATGGCTACACAGACTCCTCTGGTTGTTCAAAATGAAAATTTGCATATTGACAGAG GCAAAGGTGCCAATGTCTCAAAACCTGTTCTTCTGCCCAAGCCAGCGAAGTTGGTGCGTCAAGATCGTAAAGCCCTAAGGGATCTTTCAAAAGTAGGAAAGCCTATCGTGTCTGGTGCATCCAAGGCTCCCACATTGAAAAAGAAAACTGGATTCCTTGCTCCTGAAAGCAAAGTTGAACCAAAGGGCAATTATCTCACTGATGAAGAGATAAAGCAATGCCAGGAGTGGGCCAAAGAGGGAATTGAGCAGGTTCATTTTACAGGAATGGACTCGCGAAGACTTCAACAGCAAAAAGAAGATGAAC GGGTTCATAAGAAAGTTGAGAAAATATTAGCTGCAATGCAGGAGTGGATTGTTACGGATTATAGTTCTACAATTTCAGTCAGAGCACTTAGCACAAACAAT GATATTGCTTGGGATAACGAAGATCTCTTAAAGATGGAACTGGTCCCTGAGGAACTTCCCTTGAGGACAGATAAATTCAGCAAGCTAG GTGATGAAGAAATCGAGGATTTTGACTGGGATTTCCCATTGCTTGAGCCTACATTAGAACTCAAATTAAAAGAGGATGCAATTATATCCAGCTTTTAG
- the LOC121971156 gene encoding thioredoxin-like fold domain-containing protein MRL7L homolog, chloroplastic encodes MAAPHCSLLSSRSTRGPKEASGFYLPSLSSSSSSWCQRKHVCFGSPSSPRFGISLSKPLALAYASKAVELVLGDGKDEDDVSGWNPSERKTGEDEDCDDDEASLLMTEEEREEMRRQIRKVIDANPIVEEETDPDQRKIKMKKLLEKYPLVVEEDDPDWPEDSDGRGFNLDQFFNKITIKNVKKDEDDENYDSDKELVWQDDNYIRPIRDITSAEWEDTVFRDFNPLIILVHNRYKRPSENERARNELERAVQMFWQSGLPSPRCVAIDACVEHDLVDALQVSIFPEIIFTKAGKILYRDKVVRSGDDWSKMMAFFYYKAVRPSCLDRSADKNQEKIPSLS; translated from the exons ATGGCGGCACCGCACTGCTCGTTGCTCTCCAGTCGTTCGACACGAGGCCCCAAAGAAGCATCTGGCTTCTATCTTCCTTCTCTCtcctcttcttcatcttcctGGTGCCAGAGGAAGCACGTTTGCTTCGGATCGCCTTCATCTCCTCGTTTCGGGATCTCTTTGTCCAAGCCTTTAGCACTG GCCTATGCTTCTAAGGCGGTCGAGCTCGTTCTCGGGGACGGGAAAGACGAGGACGATGTGAGCGGGTGGAACCCTTCCGAGAGAAAGACCGGCGAGGACGAAGACTGTGACGATGACGAAGCTTCATTGCTTATGACTgaggaagagagggaagaaaTGAGGAGGCAAATAAGGAAGGTGATCGACGCAAACCCTATCGTCGAGGAGGAGACCGACCCAGACCAGAGAAAGATCAAGATGAAGAAGCTGTTGGAGAAGTACCCCTTGGTGGTTGAAGAGGATGATCCTGATTGGCCCGAGGACTCAGATGGTCGGGGATTCAACCTCGACCAGTTCTTCAACAAGATTACCATCAAGAACGTTAAGAAGGACGAGGATGATGAGAATTATGATAGCGATAAGGAGTTGGTTTGGCAGGATGACAACTACATTCGGCCAATAAGAGACATCACCTCTGCAGAGTGGGAGGACACTGTCTTCAGGGACTTCAATCCTCTGATTATACTTGTCCACAACAGATACAAAAG GCCTTCAGAGAATGAGAGGGCGAGGAATGAGTTGGAGAGAGCAGTGCAAATGTTTTGGCAGTCTGGCTTGCCTTCGCCGAGG TGTGTAGCTATTGATGCTTGTGTTGAACATGATCTTGTCGATGCACTGCAAGTATCTATCTTCCCTGAAATTATCTTCACCAAAGCAGGAAAGATATTGTATCGCGATAAAG TGGTTCGGAGTGGAGATGATTGGTCCAAGATGATGGCATTTTTCTACTACAAAGCAGTAAGGCCATCatgcttggatcgatcagccgataaaAATCAAGAGAAGATTCCATCACTCTCTTAG
- the LOC121971160 gene encoding alcohol dehydrogenase-like produces MGFFSASRSLLRRSTTAYLSSRRWYSGSGSISGIDGVTAAGYHVSGGPSFMRGTVFWEPNRPLTIEEFQMPRPKSGELLIKTKACGVCHSDLHVMKGELPFSSPCVVGHEITGEVVDHGAHTDIGVIKRFPIGSHVVGAFIMPCGNCFFCVKGQEDLCEAFFAYNRAKGTLYDGETRLFLRSNGKPVYMYSMGGLAEYCVVPANGLAPLPSSLPYSESAILGCAVFTAYGAMRHAAEMRAGDSVAVIGVGGVGSSCLQIAKAFGASEIIAVDVLDEKLHNAKTLGATHTINGLKEDVVDKIKEITGGRGVDVAVEALGKPLTFMQCTKSVRDGGKAVMIGLAATNAIGEVDITRLVRRQVKIIGSYGARARQDLPQVVKLAETGIFNLRNTVTRKCKFEEANDAFDDLNHGKIVGRAVVEIM; encoded by the exons ATGGGCTTCTTCTCCGCATCGCGATCTCTTCTCCGGCGATCCACCACTGCCTACCTTTCCTCCCGGCGATGGTACTCGGGAAGTGGATCTATCTCCGGCATCGACGGCGTCACGGCCGCCGGGTACCACGTCTCGGGAGGGCCGTCCTTCATGCGCGGGACCGTCTTTTGGGAACCCAATCGGCCCCTCACCATAGAAGAGTTCCAGATGCCCCGACCCAAGTCCGGAGAGCTCCTCATCAAGACGAAAG CCTGTGGAGTCTGTCATTCTGATCTTCACGTCATGAAAGGCGAACTTCCTTTCTCAAGTCCTTGTGTTGTTGGCCATGAAATAACTGGAGAAGTAGTTGATCATGGTGCACATACTGACATTGGGGTGATAAAGAG GTTTCCGATCGGAAGCCATGTTGTTGGTGCTTTTATAATGCCCTGTGGAAATTGCTTTTTCTGTGTAAAG GGTCAGGAGGACCTCTGTGAGGCTTTCTTTGCTTATAACCGTGCAAAGGGGACATTGTATGATGGTGAAACACGTCTATTTCTTCGCAGCAATG GTAAACCTGTGTACATGTACAGTATGGGTGGGTTAGCTGAATACTGTGTTGTTCCTGCCAATGGGTTAGCTCCTCTTCCAAGCTCACTTCCATACTCAGAATCAGCAATTTTGGGGTGTGCTGTGTTTACTGCCTATGGTGCCATGAGACATGCAGCTGAAATGAGAGCAGGCGATTCTGTTGCAGTTATTGGAGTTGGTGGTGTTGGATCCAG TTGTTTGCAGATAGCAAAAGCATTTGGTGCTTCTGAAATTATAGCAGTAGATGTTCTAGATGAGAAACTTCATAATGCTAAAACACTTGGTGCAACTCACACCATAAATGGATTGAAAGAAGATGTTGTTGATAAGATCAAG GAAATAACTGGAGGAAGAGGAGTTGATGTGGCAGTAGAGGCACTAGGAAAACCACTGACATTCATGCAATGCACTAAAAGTGTGAGAGATGGAGGGAAAGCTGTTATGATAGGTCTTGCTGCCACCAATGCTATAGGAGAGGTAGACATAACTCGTCTTGTCCGGAGACAG GTAAAAATAATTGGCTCATATGGCGCTAGAGCAAGACAAGATCTTCCCCAGGTAGTGAAGCTTGCAGAAACTGGAATCTTCAATCTTCGTAACACAGTCACAAGGAAATGCAAGTTTGAAGAAGCCAACGATGCATTTGACGATCTGAACCATGGTAAGATTGTTGGC